One genomic window of Pseudomonas chlororaphis subsp. piscium includes the following:
- a CDS encoding class II glutamine amidotransferase: MCELLGMSANVPTDIVFSFTGLMQRGGRTGPHRDGWGIAFYEGRGLRLFQDPAASSESEVANLVQRYPIKSEVVIGHIRQANVGKVCLSNTHPFVRELWGRNWCFAHNGQLADFQPAVSFYRPVGDTDSEAAFCDLLNRVREAFPEPVEVEELLPSLVAACAEYRSKGVFNCLLSDGDWLFCYCSTKLAQITRRAPFGPARLKDVDVIVDFQAETTPNDVVTVIATEPLTENETWTRYEPGQWSLWRRGECVLHGQTE, translated from the coding sequence ATGTGTGAGTTATTGGGCATGAGCGCCAATGTACCGACCGATATCGTGTTCAGCTTTACCGGGCTGATGCAACGCGGCGGGCGTACCGGCCCGCATCGCGACGGCTGGGGCATCGCGTTCTACGAGGGCCGTGGCCTGCGCCTGTTCCAGGATCCGGCGGCGAGCAGCGAGTCGGAAGTGGCGAACCTGGTGCAGCGCTACCCGATCAAGAGCGAAGTGGTGATCGGCCATATTCGCCAGGCCAACGTCGGCAAGGTCTGCCTGTCCAACACCCATCCGTTCGTGCGCGAGCTGTGGGGGCGCAACTGGTGCTTCGCCCACAACGGCCAACTGGCGGATTTCCAGCCGGCCGTCAGCTTCTATCGTCCGGTGGGCGATACCGACAGCGAAGCGGCTTTCTGCGATCTGCTCAACCGGGTACGCGAAGCCTTTCCCGAGCCGGTGGAAGTGGAAGAACTGCTGCCGTCGCTGGTGGCCGCCTGCGCCGAATATCGCAGCAAGGGCGTGTTCAACTGCCTGCTCAGCGACGGCGACTGGCTGTTCTGCTACTGCTCGACCAAGCTGGCGCAGATCACCCGTCGCGCGCCCTTTGGCCCGGCCCGCCTGAAGGACGTCGATGTGATCGTCGACTTCCAGGCGGAAACCACGCCCAACGACGTGGTGACAGTGATCGCCACCGAACCCCTGACCGAAAACGAAACCTGGACTCGCTACGAGCCGGGCCAATGGAGCCTGTGGCGGCGCGGTGAATGCGTGCTGCACGGCCAGACCGAATAA
- a CDS encoding DUF2937 family protein translates to MLLSYLRLVLFAAGLLVGVQVPGFISDYAKRVEAHLIEAQASLQGFQGTANQFFKGDLQALVAHYRASDDPVFRSDADSLSNLLGRQRALDKQFQAMQGPWYIRLLQVALAADPDIRKETWNGYSYQILLTPQAMIWAMSGALLLSFGLECLYRLIDWVVLGGKRLRQSRPIEERDLKGL, encoded by the coding sequence ATGTTGCTCAGTTATCTGCGGCTGGTGTTGTTTGCGGCGGGCCTGTTGGTCGGCGTCCAGGTGCCGGGTTTCATCAGCGATTACGCCAAGCGTGTCGAGGCTCACCTGATCGAGGCCCAGGCCAGCCTTCAGGGGTTCCAGGGCACCGCCAACCAGTTCTTCAAGGGCGATCTGCAGGCGCTGGTCGCCCACTATCGGGCCAGCGACGATCCGGTGTTCCGTAGCGACGCCGACAGCCTGAGCAACTTGCTGGGCCGCCAGCGCGCCCTGGACAAGCAGTTCCAGGCCATGCAGGGCCCGTGGTACATCCGCCTGCTGCAAGTGGCGCTGGCCGCCGACCCGGATATCCGCAAGGAAACCTGGAACGGCTACAGCTACCAGATCCTGCTGACCCCGCAAGCGATGATCTGGGCCATGAGCGGCGCCTTGCTGCTGTCGTTCGGCCTGGAATGCCTGTATCGCCTGATCGACTGGGTGGTGCTCGGCGGCAAGCGCCTGCGCCAGAGCCGGCCGATCGAAGAGCGTGACTTGAAGGGTTTGTGA
- a CDS encoding LysR family transcriptional regulator, with translation MNLKFLETFVWVARLKSFRLTADKLFTTQASISSRIAVLEGELGVKLFLRDSRGVTLTPEGLKVLDYAEQMMDTMQALKQSIETRSSKVGRIRIGVMDTVIHTWLSPLVARMMDSYPQVEIELVADTSLNLCDQLQKGFLDLVLQTDLLRQESIRSLELASHPMGWIVASNSIYNREYANLAELARERIITYSKNSLPHQEVLSLMQANGVSAPRLNCVNSVSAITRLLRDGFGIGALPPVLVSEELARGELTLLAIDQRPPNLQVVVSWRVGVELVEEVVVLCQQVLECYARKVGPDYIVLAG, from the coding sequence ATGAACCTCAAGTTCCTTGAAACCTTTGTCTGGGTGGCGCGCCTGAAAAGCTTTCGCCTGACCGCCGACAAACTCTTCACCACCCAGGCATCGATCTCCAGCCGCATCGCCGTGCTCGAGGGCGAACTCGGGGTGAAGCTGTTCCTGCGCGACTCGCGCGGCGTGACCCTGACCCCGGAAGGCCTCAAGGTGCTCGACTATGCCGAGCAGATGATGGACACCATGCAGGCGCTCAAGCAGTCGATCGAGACCCGCTCGAGCAAGGTCGGGCGGATTCGCATCGGTGTCATGGACACGGTGATCCACACCTGGCTCAGCCCCCTGGTGGCGCGGATGATGGACAGCTATCCCCAGGTGGAAATCGAGCTGGTGGCCGACACCTCGCTGAACCTCTGCGACCAACTGCAGAAAGGCTTTCTCGATCTGGTGCTGCAAACCGACCTGCTGCGCCAGGAATCCATTCGCAGCCTGGAACTGGCCAGCCACCCGATGGGCTGGATAGTCGCCAGCAACTCGATCTACAACCGCGAGTACGCCAACCTGGCCGAGCTGGCCCGGGAACGCATCATCACCTACTCGAAGAACTCCCTGCCGCACCAGGAAGTGCTGAGCCTGATGCAGGCCAACGGCGTGAGCGCGCCACGGCTCAACTGCGTGAACTCGGTGTCGGCCATCACTCGCCTGCTGCGCGACGGTTTCGGCATCGGCGCCTTGCCGCCGGTACTGGTCAGCGAAGAACTGGCGCGCGGCGAACTGACCCTGCTGGCCATCGACCAGCGCCCGCCGAACCTGCAGGTGGTGGTGTCGTGGCGGGTGGGTGTCGAGTTGGTGGAAGAGGTGGTGGTGCTGTGCCAGCAAGTGCTGGAGTGTTATGCGCGCAAGGTGGGGCCGGACTATATCGTGCTGGCGGGCTGA
- a CDS encoding MFS transporter: MSAPDTLAASKAKGRAGPFDWYRDINQQERRTFWSCKAGYGLDGMDTQMLSFVIPTLIALWGISSAEAGLIHTSTLLASALGGWIAGILSDRIGRVRTLQLTVLWFAFFTFLCGLAQSYEQLLIARTLMGFGFGGEWTAGAVLIGEVIRAENRGKAVGMVQSGWALGWGITALLYALMYSLLPPEDAWRALFLLGILPAIFVIFVRRLVKDPEVYRQTRAREVPDNPSRFYEIFAPGILSTTLRASLLAAGAQGGYYAITFWLPTFLKTERGLSVLSTGGYLAMVIFGSYVGYVISAYLTDILGRKKNFVLFAAGSFTIVLLYTQMPVSNAVMLWLGFPLGFFASGIFSGMGAFLTELFPTRIRGSGQGFCYNSGRALAALFPLLIGLLSQHIPLGAAIGTFAAVSYGIVILAALSLPETRGKQLEAR; the protein is encoded by the coding sequence ATGAGTGCGCCCGACACGCTCGCCGCCAGCAAGGCCAAAGGCCGCGCCGGCCCCTTCGACTGGTACCGCGACATCAACCAGCAGGAACGCCGCACGTTCTGGAGCTGCAAGGCCGGTTACGGCCTGGATGGCATGGACACCCAGATGCTCAGCTTCGTCATCCCGACCCTGATTGCGCTGTGGGGCATCAGTTCCGCCGAGGCCGGCCTGATCCACACCAGCACCTTGCTGGCCTCCGCCCTGGGCGGCTGGATCGCCGGCATCCTGTCCGATCGCATCGGCCGGGTGCGCACCCTGCAACTCACTGTGCTCTGGTTCGCCTTCTTCACCTTCCTCTGTGGCCTGGCGCAGAGCTACGAGCAACTGCTGATCGCCCGGACCCTGATGGGCTTCGGTTTCGGCGGCGAATGGACCGCCGGTGCGGTGCTGATCGGCGAAGTGATCCGCGCGGAAAACCGCGGCAAGGCGGTGGGCATGGTGCAGTCCGGCTGGGCCTTGGGCTGGGGCATCACGGCACTGCTATATGCGCTGATGTATTCCCTGCTGCCGCCGGAAGACGCCTGGCGCGCCTTGTTCCTGCTGGGCATCCTGCCGGCGATCTTCGTGATCTTCGTGCGTCGCCTGGTCAAGGACCCGGAGGTCTATCGGCAAACCCGGGCCCGGGAAGTGCCTGACAACCCCTCGCGCTTCTACGAGATTTTCGCCCCTGGCATTCTCAGCACTACCCTGCGCGCATCGCTGCTCGCGGCCGGCGCCCAGGGCGGCTACTACGCCATCACGTTCTGGCTGCCGACCTTCCTCAAGACCGAACGGGGTTTGAGTGTGCTGAGCACCGGTGGCTACCTGGCCATGGTGATCTTCGGTTCCTATGTGGGCTATGTGATCAGCGCCTATCTGACCGATATTCTCGGGCGCAAGAAGAACTTCGTCCTGTTCGCCGCTGGCTCCTTCACCATCGTCCTGCTGTACACGCAAATGCCGGTGAGCAACGCGGTGATGCTCTGGCTGGGTTTCCCCCTGGGCTTCTTCGCCTCGGGGATCTTCAGTGGCATGGGCGCCTTCCTGACCGAGCTGTTCCCCACGCGGATCCGCGGTTCGGGCCAGGGCTTCTGCTACAACAGCGGCCGGGCGCTGGCGGCATTGTTCCCGCTGCTGATCGGCCTGCTCAGCCAGCACATTCCGCTGGGCGCGGCCATCGGCACCTTCGCTGCGGTGTCCTACGGCATCGTGATCCTGGCGGCCCTGAGCCTGCCGGAAACCCGTGGCAAGCAACTCGAAGCGCGCTAA
- a CDS encoding 5-oxoprolinase subunit PxpA: protein MSRLLLNCDIGESFGNWTMGLDAEVMPFIDCANIACGFHAGDPSIMRKTVSLALANGVRIGAHPAYQDLAGFGRRSMAYGAQELQDLLHYQIGALDGICRAQGSRVSYVKPHGAMYNDMMANPAQLRAVIQAVAAYDRQLPLMLMATRDNSAAQALGDEFGVTLWFEAFADRAYDNAGHLVSRQLPGAVHHDPEKIIAQALTIARGDALLASDGSALHLKANTLCVHGDNASSVAAVQRIRVALQQLPA from the coding sequence GTGAGCCGCCTGTTATTGAATTGCGACATCGGCGAAAGCTTTGGCAACTGGACCATGGGCCTGGATGCCGAGGTGATGCCGTTCATCGATTGCGCCAACATCGCCTGCGGTTTCCACGCCGGCGACCCGAGCATCATGCGCAAGACCGTCAGCCTGGCCCTGGCCAATGGCGTGCGCATCGGCGCGCATCCGGCCTACCAGGACCTGGCCGGTTTCGGCCGCCGCTCCATGGCCTACGGCGCCCAGGAACTGCAGGACCTGCTGCATTACCAGATCGGTGCCCTCGACGGCATCTGCCGGGCCCAGGGCAGCCGGGTGAGCTACGTCAAACCCCATGGCGCCATGTACAACGACATGATGGCCAACCCGGCGCAGCTGCGCGCGGTGATCCAGGCGGTGGCCGCCTACGACCGGCAACTGCCGTTGATGCTGATGGCCACCCGGGACAACAGCGCGGCCCAGGCCCTGGGCGACGAGTTCGGCGTGACCCTGTGGTTCGAAGCCTTCGCCGACCGCGCCTACGACAACGCCGGCCATCTGGTTTCGCGGCAACTGCCGGGAGCCGTGCATCACGACCCGGAAAAGATCATTGCCCAGGCCCTGACCATCGCCCGTGGCGACGCGCTGCTGGCCAGCGACGGCAGCGCCCTGCACCTCAAGGCCAATACCCTGTGCGTGCACGGTGACAACGCCAGTTCGGTGGCCGCCGTGCAGCGTATCCGCGTGGCCCTTCAGCAGTTGCCAGCATGA
- a CDS encoding 5-oxoprolinase subunit B family protein produces MKIRIEVVAIDCLMVRLFDAIAEANMPWMLAASERLRAAFGERLIDLVPSYTTLMVHYDLRALSPAQARELIDLALTDLTPDSRSGGQRHVLPVWYDLSVGPELSLLSRRSGLSVSEVIRCHSEREYQVFALGFAPGFAFMGLVDEVLAAPRLDTPRKRVAAGSVGIAERQTAAYPVVSPGGWNLIGRTPSRLFDRERDGYSLMQPGDSVRFAAVDHAEFIRLGGDDRPLEVPE; encoded by the coding sequence ATGAAAATACGCATTGAAGTGGTGGCCATCGACTGCCTGATGGTGCGCCTGTTCGATGCCATCGCCGAGGCCAACATGCCGTGGATGCTTGCTGCCAGCGAGCGCCTGAGGGCGGCCTTCGGCGAGCGGTTGATCGATCTGGTGCCGTCCTACACCACGCTGATGGTGCACTACGACCTGCGAGCCCTGAGCCCGGCCCAGGCCCGGGAGCTGATTGATCTGGCGCTGACCGACCTGACTCCCGACTCGCGCAGCGGCGGCCAGCGCCATGTGCTGCCGGTCTGGTACGACCTCAGCGTCGGCCCGGAGCTGAGCCTGTTGTCGCGGCGCAGCGGCCTGTCGGTGAGCGAGGTGATTCGTTGCCACAGCGAGCGCGAGTACCAGGTGTTCGCCCTGGGGTTTGCGCCGGGTTTTGCCTTTATGGGGCTGGTGGACGAAGTGCTGGCCGCGCCGCGCCTGGATACGCCGCGCAAACGCGTGGCGGCCGGTAGTGTGGGCATTGCCGAGCGGCAGACCGCGGCTTACCCGGTGGTGTCGCCGGGGGGCTGGAACCTGATCGGGCGTACGCCGAGCCGGCTGTTCGATCGCGAGCGCGACGGCTACAGCCTGATGCAACCGGGCGACAGCGTGCGTTTCGCCGCGGTGGACCACGCCGAATTCATTCGCCTGGGTGGCGACGACAGGCCACTGGAGGTGCCGGAATGA
- a CDS encoding biotin-dependent carboxyltransferase family protein, with product MSRLTIEASTPLCLLQDAGRFGVRHLGVTQGGALDWVSMSWANWLLGNALDAPVIEITLGGFSVVAEELCLLALAGADLGACIDERPLSPGRSFILQKGQRLRFTQPYLGARAYLAAPGGFNAPKVLGSCASVVREELGGLDGFGRPLAEGARLEYSGAGVNLKELSGKQLPDLRSKAPLEVILGAQIGQFSGQSLFDAFNSAWTLDSRADRMGMRLLGPQLRYQGAPMISEGIPLGAIQVPPDGQPIVLLNDRQTIGGYPRLGALTPLALARLAQCLPGSEVRLTPVVQETAYRQQIEFLRRFV from the coding sequence ATGAGCCGCCTGACGATCGAAGCCAGCACGCCTTTGTGCCTGTTGCAGGACGCCGGCCGCTTTGGCGTGCGGCACCTGGGCGTGACCCAGGGCGGCGCGCTGGACTGGGTGTCGATGTCCTGGGCCAACTGGCTGCTGGGCAATGCCCTGGATGCGCCGGTGATCGAGATCACCCTTGGTGGTTTCAGCGTGGTGGCCGAGGAGCTGTGCCTGCTGGCGCTGGCGGGTGCCGACCTGGGGGCCTGTATCGACGAGCGTCCGCTCAGTCCGGGGCGCAGTTTTATCCTGCAAAAAGGCCAGCGGCTGCGTTTTACCCAGCCCTACCTGGGGGCACGGGCCTATCTGGCGGCGCCCGGTGGCTTCAACGCGCCGAAGGTGCTGGGCAGTTGCGCTAGCGTGGTCCGCGAGGAACTGGGCGGGCTCGACGGCTTTGGCCGGCCGCTGGCCGAGGGCGCGCGGCTGGAGTATTCCGGGGCAGGAGTGAACCTCAAGGAACTGTCGGGCAAGCAACTGCCGGACCTGCGATCGAAGGCGCCGCTGGAGGTGATTCTCGGGGCGCAGATCGGTCAGTTCAGCGGGCAGAGCCTGTTCGATGCCTTCAACAGCGCCTGGACCCTGGACAGCCGCGCCGACCGCATGGGCATGCGCCTGCTGGGGCCGCAGCTGCGTTATCAAGGGGCGCCGATGATCTCCGAGGGCATTCCCCTGGGGGCAATCCAGGTGCCGCCGGACGGCCAGCCGATCGTGCTGCTCAACGACCGGCAGACCATTGGCGGGTATCCGCGGCTGGGAGCCTTGACGCCCCTGGCGCTGGCGCGGCTGGCGCAATGCCTGCCGGGCAGCGAGGTACGCCTGACGCCGGTGGTGCAGGAGACGGCGTATCGGCAGCAGATCGAGTTTCTACGGCGGTTCGTGTAG
- a CDS encoding vWA domain-containing protein, giving the protein MLLNLFNEMRAAKVPVSVRELLDLINALKQRVTFADMDEFYYLSRAILVKDERHFDKFDRAFGAYFNGLEKLDDHLQALIPEDWLRKEFERSLTDEERAQIQSLGGLDKLIEEFKKRLEEQKERHAGGNKWIGTGGTSPFGSGGFNPEGIRVGDAGKRQGKAVKVWDQREYKNLDDSVELGTRNIKVALRRLRKFARQGAADELDIDGTIDHTARDAGLLNIQMRPERRNSIKLLLLFDIGGSMDAHVKICEELFSACKTEFKHLEYYYFHNFIYESVWKNNLRRGSERTSTQDVLHKYGADYKVIFVGDAAMAPYEITQAGGSVEHWNEEAGYVWMQRFMEKYKKLIWINPYPKDTWGYTASTNIVRELIEDQMYPLTLRGLEEGMRFLSK; this is encoded by the coding sequence ATGCTGCTCAACCTGTTCAATGAAATGCGTGCCGCCAAGGTTCCGGTGTCGGTGCGCGAGCTGCTCGACCTGATCAACGCGCTCAAGCAGCGCGTGACCTTCGCCGACATGGACGAGTTCTATTACCTGTCCCGGGCGATCCTGGTGAAGGACGAACGGCACTTCGACAAGTTCGACCGCGCGTTCGGCGCCTACTTCAATGGCCTGGAAAAACTCGACGACCACCTGCAGGCGCTGATCCCCGAGGATTGGTTGCGCAAGGAGTTCGAGCGCTCGCTGACCGATGAGGAACGGGCGCAAATCCAGTCCCTCGGCGGCCTGGACAAGCTGATCGAAGAGTTCAAGAAGCGCCTGGAAGAACAGAAGGAACGCCACGCCGGCGGCAACAAGTGGATCGGCACCGGCGGCACCAGCCCCTTCGGCTCCGGCGGCTTCAACCCGGAAGGCATCCGCGTCGGCGACGCCGGCAAACGCCAGGGCAAGGCGGTCAAGGTCTGGGACCAGCGCGAGTACAAGAACCTCGACGACTCGGTGGAACTGGGCACCCGCAACATCAAGGTGGCCCTGCGCCGCCTGCGCAAGTTCGCCCGCCAGGGCGCGGCGGACGAGCTGGATATCGATGGCACCATCGATCACACCGCCCGCGACGCCGGCCTGCTGAACATCCAGATGCGCCCGGAGCGGCGCAACAGCATCAAGCTGCTGTTGCTGTTCGATATCGGCGGCTCGATGGATGCCCACGTGAAGATCTGCGAGGAGCTGTTCTCGGCCTGCAAGACCGAGTTCAAGCATCTGGAGTACTACTACTTCCACAACTTCATCTATGAGTCGGTGTGGAAGAACAACCTGCGCCGCGGCTCGGAACGCACCTCGACCCAGGACGTGCTGCACAAGTACGGCGCCGACTACAAAGTGATCTTCGTCGGCGACGCCGCCATGGCGCCTTACGAAATCACCCAGGCCGGCGGCAGCGTCGAGCACTGGAACGAAGAAGCCGGTTACGTGTGGATGCAGCGTTTCATGGAGAAGTACAAGAAGCTCATCTGGATCAACCCCTACCCGAAAGACACCTGGGGCTACACCGCCTCGACCAACATCGTGCGCGAGCTGATCGAAGACCAGATGTACCCGCTGACCTTGCGCGGCCTGGAAGAAGGGATGCGGTTTCTCTCCAAATGA
- a CDS encoding AAA family ATPase: MKFEGTSAYVATDDLKLAVNAAITLERPLLVKGEPGTGKTMLAEQLAESFGAKLITWHIKSTTKAHQGLYEYDAVSRLRDSQLGVDKVHDIRNYLKKGKLWEAFESEERVILLIDEIDKADIEFPNDLLQELDKMEFYVYEIDETIKAKQRPIIIITSNNEKELPDAFLRRCFFHYIAFPDRTTLQKIVDVHYPDIKKDLVSEALDVFFDVRKVPGLKKKPSTSELVDWLKLLMADNIGEAVLRERDPTKAIPPLAGALVKNEQDVQLLERLAFMSRRGTR, from the coding sequence ATGAAGTTCGAAGGCACCAGCGCGTACGTCGCCACCGATGACCTGAAGCTGGCAGTCAATGCCGCCATCACCCTGGAGCGGCCGCTGCTGGTCAAGGGCGAACCGGGCACCGGCAAGACCATGCTCGCCGAGCAACTGGCCGAGTCCTTCGGTGCCAAGCTGATCACCTGGCACATCAAGTCCACCACCAAGGCCCACCAGGGCCTGTACGAGTACGACGCGGTGAGCCGCCTGCGCGATTCGCAGCTGGGCGTGGACAAGGTGCATGACATCCGCAACTACCTGAAGAAGGGCAAGCTGTGGGAGGCCTTCGAATCCGAGGAGCGGGTGATCCTGCTGATCGACGAAATCGACAAGGCCGACATCGAGTTCCCCAACGACCTGTTGCAGGAACTCGACAAGATGGAGTTCTACGTCTACGAAATCGACGAGACCATCAAGGCCAAGCAGCGCCCGATCATCATCATTACCTCCAACAACGAGAAAGAGCTGCCGGACGCCTTCCTGCGCCGCTGCTTCTTCCACTACATCGCCTTCCCCGACCGCACCACCCTGCAGAAGATCGTCGACGTGCACTACCCGGACATCAAGAAGGATCTGGTCAGCGAAGCGCTGGACGTGTTCTTCGACGTGCGCAAGGTGCCGGGCCTGAAGAAGAAGCCTTCGACCTCCGAGCTGGTGGACTGGCTCAAGCTGCTGATGGCCGACAACATCGGCGAAGCGGTGCTGCGCGAACGCGATCCGACCAAGGCCATCCCGCCGCTGGCCGGCGCCCTGGTGAAGAACGAGCAGGACGTACAACTGCTGGAACGCCTGGCTTTCATGAGCCGTCGCGGCACCCGCTGA
- a CDS encoding DUF748 domain-containing protein produces the protein MKRRYSWPLWTLAGVLVLLAALHVALPYLVRDYLNERLASMGDYRGQITDVDLALWRGAYRINGLKIVKVDGKVPVPFVNAPLVDLSVSWHSLWYDHAVVAEVQFVGPQVNFVDGGANQQNSQTGEGTDWRAQLNKLLPITLNEVQVRDGQISFRNFNSKPPVNMSATQVNANAYNLTNVVDTQGKRDARFEGKALLLGDAPLETNATFDPLSDFQDFAFRLRVQDVELKRLNDFAAAYGKFDFNAGHGDLVIEAEANKGQLTGYIKPLLRDVDVFNWQQDVENKDKGIFRSIWEALVGASETLLKNQGKNQFATRVELKGSVHQRDVSAFQAFLQILRNGFIEAFNAQYERPKPSAD, from the coding sequence ATGAAACGTCGCTACAGTTGGCCCCTGTGGACCCTCGCCGGGGTGCTGGTGCTGCTGGCCGCCCTGCACGTCGCCCTGCCCTATCTGGTGCGCGACTATCTCAATGAGCGGCTCGCCAGCATGGGCGACTACCGCGGCCAGATCACCGACGTCGACCTGGCCCTGTGGCGTGGCGCCTACCGGATCAACGGCCTGAAAATCGTCAAGGTCGACGGCAAGGTGCCAGTCCCCTTCGTCAATGCACCACTGGTCGATCTGTCGGTGAGCTGGCACTCCCTGTGGTACGACCATGCGGTGGTGGCCGAAGTGCAGTTCGTCGGGCCGCAGGTCAACTTCGTCGACGGCGGCGCCAACCAACAGAACTCGCAAACCGGCGAAGGCACCGACTGGCGGGCCCAACTGAACAAACTGCTGCCCATCACCCTCAACGAAGTACAGGTCCGCGACGGCCAGATCAGTTTCCGCAACTTCAACTCCAAACCGCCGGTGAACATGAGCGCCACCCAGGTCAACGCCAACGCCTACAACCTGACCAACGTGGTCGATACCCAAGGCAAACGCGACGCCCGCTTCGAAGGCAAGGCCCTGCTGCTGGGCGATGCGCCCCTGGAAACCAACGCCACCTTCGACCCGCTGAGCGACTTCCAGGACTTCGCGTTCCGCCTGCGCGTGCAGGACGTCGAACTCAAGCGCTTGAACGACTTCGCCGCCGCCTATGGCAAATTCGACTTCAACGCCGGCCACGGTGACCTGGTGATCGAAGCCGAGGCCAACAAGGGCCAACTCACCGGCTATATCAAGCCGCTGCTGCGCGATGTCGATGTGTTCAACTGGCAGCAGGATGTCGAGAACAAGGACAAGGGGATATTCCGCTCGATCTGGGAAGCCCTGGTGGGCGCCAGCGAAACCCTGCTGAAAAACCAGGGGAAAAACCAGTTCGCCACCCGGGTCGAACTCAAAGGCAGCGTACATCAGCGTGATGTCAGCGCATTCCAGGCTTTTTTGCAGATTTTACGCAACGGTTTCATCGAGGCCTTCAACGCCCAGTATGAGCGCCCCAAGCCATCCGCTGACTGA
- the cysK gene encoding cysteine synthase A, with the protein MSRIFVDNAHSIGNTPLVQINRIAPRGVTILAKIEGRNPGYSVKCRIGANMIWDAESSGKLKPGMTIIEPTSGNTGIGLAFVAAARGYKLVLTMPASMSIERRKVLKALGAELVLTEPAKGMKGAIEKAAQILDSDPGKYFMPQQFDNPANPAIHEKTTGPEIWNDTDGAVDVLVAGVGTGGTITGVSRYIKKTQGKPILSVAVEPSVSPVITQKLAGEEIKPSPHKIQGIGAGFVPSNLDLSMVDRVELVSDEESKAMALRLMQEEGILCGISCGAAMAVAVRLAETPEMQGKTIVVVLPDSGERYLSSMLFSDLFTEQENQQ; encoded by the coding sequence ATGAGCCGCATTTTCGTCGACAACGCCCATTCCATTGGCAATACGCCGCTGGTGCAGATCAACCGCATCGCGCCCCGCGGCGTCACCATCCTGGCCAAGATCGAAGGGCGTAACCCAGGGTATTCGGTGAAGTGCCGGATCGGCGCGAACATGATCTGGGACGCGGAAAGCAGCGGCAAACTCAAGCCGGGCATGACCATCATCGAGCCGACCTCGGGTAACACCGGCATCGGCCTGGCGTTCGTCGCCGCGGCCCGTGGCTACAAGCTGGTCCTGACCATGCCGGCGTCGATGAGCATCGAGCGGCGCAAGGTGCTCAAGGCCCTGGGGGCCGAACTGGTGCTGACCGAGCCGGCCAAGGGCATGAAAGGGGCGATCGAGAAGGCCGCGCAAATCCTCGACAGCGACCCTGGCAAATACTTCATGCCGCAACAGTTCGATAACCCGGCCAACCCGGCGATCCACGAGAAAACCACCGGTCCGGAAATCTGGAATGACACCGATGGCGCCGTGGACGTGCTGGTGGCCGGCGTCGGCACCGGCGGCACCATCACCGGGGTTTCCCGCTACATCAAGAAGACCCAGGGTAAACCTATCCTGTCGGTGGCGGTGGAGCCGAGCGTCTCGCCGGTAATCACCCAGAAACTGGCCGGCGAAGAGATCAAGCCCAGCCCGCACAAGATCCAGGGCATCGGCGCCGGTTTTGTGCCGAGCAATCTCGACCTGTCGATGGTCGACCGGGTCGAGCTGGTGAGCGACGAGGAATCCAAGGCCATGGCCCTGCGCCTGATGCAGGAGGAGGGGATCCTCTGTGGCATCTCCTGCGGCGCGGCGATGGCAGTGGCGGTACGCCTGGCGGAAACCCCCGAGATGCAGGGCAAGACCATAGTGGTGGTGCTGCCGGATTCGGGTGAGCGTTATCTGTCGAGCATGCTGTTCAGCGACCTGTTCACCGAGCAGGAGAATCAGCAGTAA